In Clupea harengus chromosome 13, Ch_v2.0.2, whole genome shotgun sequence, one DNA window encodes the following:
- the LOC122133445 gene encoding NACHT, LRR and PYD domains-containing protein 1 homolog, whose product MSPASLTLSQANNPTSDSFTDFIHKFRDVTGLRANPHRSPDDCMGVLESFTDWRLETLPDLEKVELKVRCLTESWARWILNLIHTCPTLKEVELHTGFEEGLLLEEGISLLQESNKRPDCTVILNGRRCTKPSGKCGEGDEPKLDCNQRVKIQMRGSTEEEI is encoded by the exons ATGTCACCTGCTTCACTTACCCTGTCACAAGCCAACAACCCAACCAGCGACAGCTTTACTGACTTCATCCACAAGTTTCGCGATGTCACAGGTTTAAGAGCAAA tcCACATAGGTCTCCAGATGACTGTATGGGTGTTCTTGAGTCCTTCACTGACTGGAGACTCGAGACTCTGCCTGATCTGGAGAAGGTGGAGTTGAAGGTGAGATGCCTGACTGAGAGCTGGGCCCGCTGGATCCTCAACCTCATCCACACGTGCCCCACTCTGAAGGAAGTAGA gtTACACACAGGTTTCGAAGAAGGTCTCTTACTGGAGGAGGGGATCAGTCTTCTGCAGGAGTCTAATAAGCGTCCAGATTGCACTGTGATCCTCAATGG GAGGAGATGCACTAAACCCAGTGGGAAgtgtggtgagggagatgaGCCCAAACTGGACTGCAACCAGCGTGTGAAGATCCAAATGAGGGGGTCAACTGAAGAGGAGATTTAG